One window of the Fusobacterium animalis 7_1 genome contains the following:
- the kamA gene encoding L-lysine 2,3-aminomutase codes for MNTVNTRKKFFPDVTDEQWNDWTWQVKNRIEKLDDLKKYVKLSPEEEEGVKETLKTLRMAITPYYFSLIDMKSDRCPIRKQAIPTIQEIHQSDADLLDPLHEDEDSPVPGLTHRYPDRVLLLITDMCSMYCRHCTRRRFAGSSDDAMPMDRIDKAIEYIAKTPQVRDVLLSGGDALLVSDKKLEEIIKKLRAIPHVEIIRIGSRTPVVLPQRITPELCNMLKKYHPIWLNTHFNHPQEVTPEAKKACEMLADAGIPLGNQTVLLRGVNDSVPVMKRLVHDLVMMRVRPYYIYQCDLSMGLEHFRTPVSKGIEIIEGLRGHTSGYAVPTFVVDAPGGGGKTPVMPQYVISQSPHRVVLRNFEGVITTYTEPENYTHEPCYDEEKFEKMYEISGVYMLDEGLKMSLEPSHLARHERNKKRAEAEGKK; via the coding sequence ATGAATACAGTTAATACTAGAAAGAAATTTTTCCCAGATGTAACAGATGAACAATGGAATGATTGGACATGGCAAGTAAAGAATAGAATTGAAAAACTTGATGATTTGAAAAAATATGTAAAATTAAGTCCTGAAGAAGAAGAAGGAGTTAAAGAAACTCTTAAAACTTTAAGAATGGCAATAACTCCATATTATTTTTCATTGATAGATATGAAGAGTGATAGATGTCCTATAAGAAAACAAGCTATCCCTACTATACAAGAAATTCATCAATCTGATGCTGACTTATTAGATCCATTACATGAAGATGAAGATTCTCCAGTACCAGGATTAACTCATAGATATCCAGATAGAGTTTTACTTCTAATAACAGATATGTGTTCTATGTATTGTAGACACTGTACTCGTAGAAGATTTGCTGGTTCAAGTGATGATGCTATGCCTATGGATAGAATTGATAAAGCAATAGAATATATTGCAAAAACTCCACAAGTAAGAGATGTATTGTTATCAGGAGGAGATGCACTTCTAGTTTCTGATAAAAAATTAGAAGAAATAATTAAAAAATTAAGAGCAATACCTCATGTTGAAATAATAAGAATAGGAAGTAGAACACCAGTTGTTTTACCTCAAAGAATTACTCCTGAATTATGTAATATGTTAAAGAAATATCACCCAATTTGGTTGAATACTCACTTTAACCATCCTCAAGAAGTAACACCAGAAGCTAAAAAGGCTTGTGAAATGTTAGCAGATGCTGGAATTCCATTAGGAAACCAAACAGTATTATTAAGAGGAGTAAACGACAGTGTACCTGTAATGAAAAGATTAGTACATGATTTAGTAATGATGAGAGTAAGACCTTATTACATCTATCAATGTGATTTATCTATGGGACTTGAACATTTCAGAACACCAGTTTCTAAAGGTATAGAAATTATTGAAGGATTAAGAGGACATACATCAGGATATGCAGTACCAACATTTGTTGTTGATGCACCTGGTGGAGGAGGAAAAACTCCTGTAATGCCTCAATATGTAATTTCTCAATCTCCTCATAGAGTAGTTTTAAGAAACTTTGAAGGAGTTATAACAACTTATACTGAACCAGAAAATTATACACATGAACCTTGTTATGATGAAGAAAAATTTGAAAAAATGTATGAAATAAGTGGAGTTTATATGCTAGATGAAGGATTAAAGATGTCACTAGAACCTAGCCACTTAGCAAGACATGAAAGAAATAAAAAGAGAGCAGAAGCTGAAGGGAAAAAATAA
- the kdd gene encoding L-erythro-3,5-diaminohexanoate dehydrogenase yields MKKGCKYGTHRVIEPAGVLPQPAKKISNDMEIFSNEILIDVIALNIDSASFTQIAEEAGHDVEKIKAKIKEIVAEKGKMQNPVTGSGGMLIGTVEKIGDDLVGKTDLKVGDKIATLVSLSLTPLRIDEITNIKPEIDRVEIKGKAVLFESGIYAVLPKDMPENLALAALDVAGAPAQVAKLVRPCQSVAILGSAGKSGMLCAYEAVKRVGPTGKVIGVVRNEKEKALLKRVSDKVRIVIADATKPMEVLNAVLAANDGKEVDVAINCVNVPNTEMSTILPVRDFGIAYFFSMATSFTKAALGAEGVGKDITMIVGNGYTVDHADITLQELRESAALREIFNELYL; encoded by the coding sequence ATGAAAAAAGGTTGTAAATATGGAACACATAGAGTTATAGAACCAGCTGGAGTTTTACCACAACCAGCAAAAAAAATATCAAATGATATGGAAATATTTTCAAATGAAATATTAATAGATGTTATAGCACTTAATATAGATTCAGCATCTTTCACTCAAATAGCAGAAGAAGCAGGACATGACGTAGAAAAAATAAAAGCTAAAATTAAAGAAATAGTTGCAGAAAAAGGTAAAATGCAAAATCCTGTAACTGGTTCAGGTGGAATGTTAATAGGAACAGTTGAAAAAATTGGTGATGACTTAGTTGGAAAAACTGATTTAAAAGTTGGAGATAAAATAGCAACTCTTGTTTCTCTTTCATTAACTCCATTAAGAATTGATGAAATAACAAATATTAAACCTGAAATAGATAGAGTTGAAATTAAAGGTAAAGCAGTTCTTTTTGAAAGTGGAATATATGCAGTATTACCAAAAGATATGCCTGAAAACTTAGCTCTAGCAGCTCTTGATGTGGCAGGAGCACCTGCACAAGTTGCAAAACTTGTAAGACCTTGTCAATCAGTTGCAATTTTAGGTTCAGCAGGAAAATCTGGAATGCTTTGTGCTTATGAAGCAGTTAAAAGAGTAGGACCTACTGGAAAAGTTATAGGTGTTGTAAGAAATGAAAAAGAAAAAGCATTACTTAAAAGAGTAAGTGATAAAGTAAGAATAGTTATAGCTGATGCAACAAAACCTATGGAAGTTTTGAATGCTGTACTTGCAGCAAATGATGGTAAAGAAGTAGATGTTGCTATAAACTGTGTAAATGTACCTAACACAGAAATGTCTACAATATTACCAGTAAGAGACTTTGGTATAGCTTATTTCTTCTCAATGGCAACTTCATTTACAAAAGCAGCATTAGGAGCAGAAGGTGTTGGAAAAGATATAACTATGATAGTTGGAAATGGTTATACTGTTGACCATGCTGATATAACTTTACAAGAATTAAGAGAAAGTGCAGCACTAAGAGAAATATTTAATGAATTATATCTATAA
- the kce gene encoding 3-keto-5-aminohexanoate cleavage protein, translated as MEKLIITAAICGAEVTKENNPAVPYTVEEIAREAESAYKAGASIIHLHVREDDGTPTQDKERFRKCIEAIREKCPDVIIQPSTGGAVGMTDLERLQPTELHPEMATLDCGTCNFGGDEIFVNTENTIKNFGKILMERGVKPEIEVFDKGMVDYAIRFQKQGFIQKPMHFDFVLGVQMSASARDLVFISESIPEGSTWTVAGVGRHQFQMAALAIVMGGHVRVGFEDNVYIDKGVLAKSNGELVERVVRMAKELGREIATPDEARQILSLKK; from the coding sequence ATGGAAAAATTAATAATAACTGCTGCTATCTGTGGAGCAGAAGTAACAAAAGAAAATAATCCTGCTGTTCCTTATACTGTTGAAGAAATTGCAAGAGAAGCAGAGTCAGCATATAAAGCAGGAGCAAGTATAATCCATTTACATGTAAGAGAAGATGATGGAACTCCAACTCAAGATAAAGAAAGATTTAGAAAATGTATAGAAGCAATAAGAGAAAAATGTCCAGATGTAATTATTCAACCGTCTACTGGTGGAGCAGTGGGAATGACAGATTTAGAAAGATTACAACCTACTGAATTACATCCAGAAATGGCAACTCTTGATTGTGGAACTTGTAATTTCGGTGGAGATGAAATTTTTGTAAACACTGAAAATACAATTAAAAATTTTGGAAAAATTCTTATGGAAAGAGGAGTTAAACCTGAAATAGAAGTTTTTGATAAAGGTATGGTTGACTATGCTATAAGATTTCAAAAGCAAGGATTTATTCAAAAACCTATGCACTTTGATTTTGTACTAGGTGTACAAATGTCAGCTTCTGCAAGAGATTTAGTATTTATATCAGAAAGCATACCAGAAGGTTCAACTTGGACAGTTGCAGGAGTAGGAAGACATCAATTCCAAATGGCAGCTCTAGCAATAGTTATGGGAGGACATGTAAGAGTTGGTTTTGAAGATAATGTGTATATAGATAAAGGAGTCTTAGCAAAATCAAATGGAGAATTGGTTGAAAGAGTTGTAAGAATGGCAAAAGAATTAGGAAGAGAAATTGCAACTCCTGATGAAGCAAGACAAATATTAAGTTTAAAAAAATAA
- the kal gene encoding 3-aminobutyryl-CoA ammonia lyase: MKSLIRMRMSSHDAHYGGNLVDGARMLQLFGDVATELLIQLDGDEGLFKAYDSVEFMAPVFAGDFIEAEGEIVNVGNSSRKMVFEARKVIVPRPDISDSAADVLAEPIVVCRASGTCVTPKDKQRGKK, encoded by the coding sequence ATGAAATCTTTAATTAGAATGAGAATGAGCTCTCACGATGCTCATTATGGTGGAAATTTAGTTGATGGTGCTAGAATGTTACAATTATTTGGAGACGTAGCAACTGAGCTTTTAATCCAATTAGATGGAGATGAAGGATTATTTAAGGCTTATGATAGTGTGGAATTTATGGCACCGGTTTTTGCAGGAGACTTTATTGAAGCTGAGGGTGAAATTGTAAATGTAGGAAATAGTTCAAGAAAAATGGTATTTGAAGCAAGAAAAGTTATAGTTCCAAGACCAGATATTTCTGATTCAGCAGCAGATGTTTTAGCAGAACCAATAGTTGTTTGTAGAGCTAGTGGAACTTGTGTAACACCAAAAGATAAACAAAGAGGGAAGAAATAA
- a CDS encoding RNA-binding domain-containing protein has protein sequence MEIKENINIEFKREFTTELKKEVVAFANTNEGIIYIGIDDFGNVIGIENADEVLNQVVLSIRNSIKPDITMYCKVKIEKIKNKDVIVIQVQRGALRPYYIAEKGLKPSGVYVRQGSSSVPASEESIRQMIKETDGDSYEKCRSLNQNLTFDYTEKIFENADLSFGLSQKKTLGLIGEDDLYTNLALLLSDQCNHTLKVAVFEGEKNIFKDRKEFKGSLLKQVTETFEFINLINKTEATFTGLTRKDERDYPLEAIREALLNAVVHREYSFSGSTLVNIYEDRIEFISLGGIISGLSLDSIMLGVSQSRNEKLANVFYRLHLIEAYGTGIKKIFTNYEKYNMKPIIRAEVGAFQVVLPNIHYKKIEEKLLGDGFLNKNIEKNTTKIKPLYMDILSFIVKKSGATRKEIEEYINLSQTRVITLLKEMLELNLIRKEKDKIDRRAYKYYKK, from the coding sequence ATGGAAATAAAGGAAAATATAAATATTGAATTTAAAAGAGAATTTACAACAGAATTAAAAAAAGAAGTAGTTGCTTTTGCAAATACAAATGAAGGAATTATTTATATTGGAATTGATGATTTTGGGAATGTTATAGGTATTGAAAATGCTGATGAAGTACTTAATCAAGTTGTATTATCAATAAGAAATTCTATTAAACCTGATATAACTATGTATTGTAAAGTAAAAATTGAAAAAATAAAGAATAAAGATGTTATAGTTATTCAGGTGCAAAGAGGAGCATTAAGACCATATTATATAGCAGAAAAAGGGTTAAAACCTTCTGGTGTTTATGTAAGACAAGGAAGCTCATCTGTTCCAGCTAGTGAAGAAAGTATTAGACAAATGATAAAAGAAACAGATGGAGATAGTTATGAAAAATGCCGTTCTTTAAATCAAAACTTAACATTTGACTATACTGAAAAAATTTTTGAAAATGCTGATTTATCTTTTGGTTTAAGTCAAAAAAAAACTTTGGGTTTGATAGGTGAAGATGATTTATACACTAATCTTGCTTTACTTTTATCGGATCAGTGTAATCACACTTTAAAAGTAGCAGTATTTGAAGGAGAAAAAAATATATTTAAAGACAGAAAAGAATTTAAAGGTTCATTGCTAAAACAAGTAACAGAAACTTTTGAATTCATCAATCTTATAAATAAAACAGAAGCGACTTTTACAGGCTTAACTAGAAAAGATGAAAGAGATTATCCGTTAGAAGCTATAAGAGAAGCATTGTTAAATGCAGTTGTTCATAGAGAGTATTCATTTAGTGGTAGTACCCTTGTAAATATATATGAAGATAGAATAGAATTTATTTCATTAGGTGGGATAATTTCTGGATTATCATTAGATTCAATTATGTTGGGGGTATCACAATCAAGGAATGAGAAGTTGGCTAATGTATTTTATAGATTGCATTTGATTGAAGCCTATGGAACTGGAATAAAAAAGATATTTACTAATTATGAAAAATACAATATGAAGCCAATAATTAGAGCAGAGGTTGGGGCATTTCAAGTAGTTCTTCCTAATATACATTATAAGAAAATAGAAGAAAAATTATTAGGAGATGGTTTTCTCAATAAAAATATTGAAAAAAATACTACTAAAATAAAACCTTTATATATGGATATTTTAAGTTTTATTGTTAAAAAAAGTGGAGCAACAAGAAAAGAGATAGAAGAATATATAAATTTAAGTCAAACAAGAGTTATAACTCTTTTAAAAGAAATGTTAGAATTAAATTTAATAAGAAAAGAAAAGGATAAGATAGATAGGAGAGCTTATAAATATTATAAAAAATAA
- a CDS encoding toxin-antitoxin system YwqK family antitoxin has protein sequence MKRILRFILFLLLVIVFVSCDNNKGPFEIRREGGKLILYSDNKLAKGWVDTNINDGNVVVKSKSIEYKKGIPTGNFKIYDKNGLVIIEAKLKNKEKNIFQGQMVTIVDDKLRKAIGEFSLDTDYLIEGISYEDIDLPFESIINGDIEVKYKNNQIKYRGKYKNSKRIGEHVSYFENGNLEAKGEYREDGSANRVEYYMNGNLALRESFSDYNNRIHNGIYERYYESGQLEVREKYFENGDSIYEEFYFNGNLKKKCNYRNYDEEKVLNGEYIEYYENGKVKANAYYNNNMLEKFAINYSNGVLGFLGDRKKGNGKMYLKNGQLLLSLENGKYYMNGVFAYNPYGIEAETMEVKKILENLPYSNYVAE, from the coding sequence ATGAAAAGAATATTGAGATTTATATTATTTTTGCTGTTAGTAATAGTTTTTGTATCTTGTGATAATAATAAAGGTCCATTTGAAATAAGAAGAGAAGGGGGGAAACTTATATTATACTCTGACAATAAGTTGGCAAAAGGATGGGTAGATACAAATATCAATGATGGTAATGTAGTTGTTAAAAGTAAAAGTATAGAGTATAAAAAAGGGATACCAACAGGAAATTTTAAAATATATGATAAAAATGGCTTAGTAATTATTGAGGCAAAACTAAAAAATAAAGAAAAAAATATATTTCAAGGACAAATGGTAACAATTGTAGATGATAAATTAAGAAAAGCAATAGGAGAATTTTCACTTGATACTGATTATTTGATTGAGGGAATTTCATATGAGGATATAGATTTACCATTTGAAAGTATAATTAATGGAGATATAGAAGTAAAATATAAAAATAACCAAATTAAATATAGAGGAAAATATAAAAATTCAAAAAGAATAGGTGAGCATGTAAGTTATTTTGAAAATGGAAATCTTGAAGCAAAAGGCGAGTATAGAGAAGATGGAAGTGCAAATCGTGTTGAATATTATATGAATGGAAATCTAGCTTTAAGAGAATCATTTTCAGATTATAATAATCGTATTCATAATGGAATATATGAAAGATATTATGAAAGTGGACAATTAGAAGTAAGAGAAAAGTATTTTGAAAATGGAGATTCAATCTATGAAGAATTTTATTTTAATGGTAATTTAAAGAAGAAATGTAATTATAGAAATTATGATGAAGAAAAAGTACTTAATGGAGAATACATTGAATATTATGAAAATGGAAAGGTAAAAGCTAATGCATATTATAATAATAACATGCTTGAAAAATTTGCAATAAATTATTCAAATGGCGTACTAGGTTTTTTAGGAGATAGGAAAAAAGGAAATGGAAAGATGTATTTAAAAAATGGACAATTACTACTATCATTAGAAAATGGAAAATACTATATGAATGGGGTATTTGCTTATAATCCTTATGGTATTGAAGCAGAAACAATGGAAGTGAAGAAAATTTTAGAGAACTTACCTTATTCAAATTATGTAGCAGAATAG
- a CDS encoding SPFH domain-containing protein, translating to MALVDIVKYSGTLEEFIWKYPRDDLGTWTQLVVNETQEALLLKDGKICDLFTTGKYILESKNIPILNKIINLPFGGESPFKVEVWFINKRYNLDVKWGTPSPIQLQDAKYKIFIPVRSFGQFGIRIEDSKLFFSKIVGTKTIFTKNEINLFFRGLYLTKIKDMISSYLVKRKISILEINAYISELSDYISDSMKQVFKGYGIELVNFYINDINIPEDDSGVKRLKEALAKRAEMDIVGYNYLQERSFDTLEGAAKNAGTSSNFINSGIGMAMGVGLGNNFSNKVNSNLLINTEEEKIKCIKCGTELKRGAKFCFECGEAQQKKCPNCGALQENQNAKFCSECGIPLVKKCKKCGKVVEENIKFCPECGNRID from the coding sequence ATGGCATTAGTTGATATTGTTAAGTACAGTGGTACTTTAGAAGAATTTATCTGGAAATATCCAAGAGATGATTTAGGGACTTGGACACAACTTGTTGTAAATGAAACACAGGAAGCTCTTTTGTTAAAAGATGGAAAGATTTGTGATTTATTTACTACAGGAAAATATATATTAGAAAGTAAAAATATTCCTATCTTAAATAAGATAATAAACCTTCCATTTGGAGGAGAATCACCCTTTAAAGTAGAGGTTTGGTTTATAAATAAGAGATACAATTTAGATGTTAAATGGGGAACTCCCAGTCCAATTCAATTACAAGATGCAAAATATAAAATATTTATTCCAGTCCGTTCATTTGGACAATTTGGGATAAGAATTGAAGATTCAAAATTATTTTTTTCTAAAATAGTAGGTACAAAAACTATTTTTACAAAAAATGAAATAAATCTTTTTTTCAGAGGGTTATATTTAACAAAGATAAAAGATATGATTTCGTCTTACTTAGTGAAAAGAAAAATAAGTATATTAGAGATTAATGCTTATATCAGTGAATTATCTGATTATATTAGTGATTCAATGAAACAAGTTTTTAAAGGATATGGAATAGAATTAGTAAATTTTTATATAAATGATATAAACATTCCCGAAGATGATAGTGGAGTAAAAAGACTGAAAGAGGCTTTAGCAAAGAGAGCTGAAATGGACATAGTTGGGTATAATTATTTACAAGAAAGATCATTTGATACTTTAGAAGGGGCAGCAAAAAATGCAGGAACATCTTCAAATTTTATTAATAGTGGAATAGGAATGGCAATGGGAGTAGGATTAGGAAATAATTTTTCAAATAAAGTGAATTCTAATTTATTAATTAATACAGAGGAAGAAAAAATAAAATGTATAAAATGTGGTACAGAGTTAAAGAGAGGGGCTAAGTTTTGTTTTGAGTGTGGAGAAGCCCAACAAAAAAAATGTCCCAATTGTGGTGCATTACAAGAAAATCAAAATGCAAAATTTTGTTCTGAGTGTGGGATTCCTTTAGTAAAAAAATGTAAAAAGTGTGGAAAAGTTGTAGAAGAAAATATTAAATTTTGTCCAGAGTGTGGAAATAGAATAGATTAG
- a CDS encoding histidine triad nucleotide-binding protein encodes MATLFTKIINKEIPADIVYEDDDVIAFKDIAPVAPVHVLVVPKKEIPTINDITDEDALLIGKIYKVIGKLAKKFGIDKDGYRVVSNCNENAGQTVFHIHFHLIGGEKLGTMV; translated from the coding sequence ATGGCAACATTATTTACAAAAATTATTAATAAGGAAATACCAGCAGATATTGTTTATGAAGATGATGATGTAATAGCTTTTAAAGATATTGCACCAGTAGCACCAGTTCATGTACTTGTTGTACCTAAAAAAGAAATTCCTACAATTAATGACATTACTGATGAAGATGCCTTATTAATAGGAAAAATATATAAAGTAATAGGTAAATTGGCTAAAAAATTTGGAATTGATAAAGATGGTTACAGAGTTGTATCAAATTGTAATGAAAATGCAGGACAAACTGTATTTCATATTCACTTCCATTTAATTGGTGGAGAAAAATTAGGTACTATGGTTTAA
- the rpiB gene encoding ribose 5-phosphate isomerase B, translating into MKIALGADHGGYELKEKIKQYLAKKGGIEVIDFGTNSIESVDYPKYGHLVAKSIVEKKVDFGILVCGTGIGISIAANKIKGIRAANCTNTTMARLARQHNDANILALGARIVGDVLALDIVDEFLVSSFEGGRHQKRVDQIEIEECNLF; encoded by the coding sequence ATGAAGATAGCTTTGGGTGCAGACCATGGTGGTTATGAATTAAAAGAAAAAATAAAACAATATCTAGCTAAAAAAGGTGGAATAGAAGTAATTGACTTTGGAACTAATAGTATAGAAAGTGTAGATTATCCAAAATATGGGCATTTAGTTGCTAAAAGTATTGTAGAAAAAAAAGTTGATTTTGGAATTTTAGTTTGTGGAACAGGAATAGGAATTTCTATTGCAGCAAATAAGATTAAAGGTATAAGAGCTGCAAACTGCACAAATACAACTATGGCAAGATTAGCAAGACAGCATAATGATGCAAATATTTTAGCTTTAGGTGCTAGAATAGTTGGAGATGTGTTAGCATTAGATATTGTTGATGAGTTTTTGGTTTCTTCTTTTGAAGGTGGAAGACATCAAAAAAGAGTGGATCAAATAGAAATAGAAGAATGTAATTTATTTTAG
- a CDS encoding FKBP-type peptidyl-prolyl cis-trans isomerase, with protein MKIGENKVVTLEYKVYDADTKELLEDTAELGPYFYIQGMGQFLPKIEAALDGKSKGYKTKIEIPMEEAYGDYDEELVEELTKADFADFDDIYEGMEFVVELEDGTEMISVITEIDGDKVYTDSNHPFSGRNLLFEVEVTDVREATDEELEHGHVHFHGFEDDEE; from the coding sequence ATGAAAATAGGAGAAAATAAAGTTGTAACATTGGAATATAAAGTATATGATGCAGATACAAAAGAATTATTAGAAGATACTGCTGAATTAGGACCATATTTCTATATTCAAGGTATGGGACAATTTTTACCTAAAATAGAAGCAGCATTAGATGGGAAATCAAAAGGGTACAAAACAAAAATTGAAATTCCTATGGAAGAAGCCTATGGAGATTATGATGAAGAATTAGTTGAAGAATTAACGAAAGCTGATTTTGCAGATTTTGATGATATCTATGAAGGAATGGAATTTGTTGTTGAATTAGAAGATGGTACAGAGATGATATCTGTTATCACTGAAATAGATGGAGATAAAGTCTATACAGATTCTAATCATCCATTCTCTGGAAGAAATTTATTATTTGAAGTGGAAGTAACAGATGTAAGAGAAGCAACTGATGAAGAATTAGAACATGGACATGTACATTTTCACGGATTTGAAGATGATGAGGAGTAG
- a CDS encoding DJ-1/PfpI family protein has translation MKKIAVFLFEGAELFEIASFTDIFGWNNIVGLKEFRDIKVETISYKESIKCTWGGKIKVEKVIIEENIGNFFDYDILIIPGGFGKANFFEGKNNEIFKKLIKYFSESNKIIVAICSAVINLLESGYIKNKKVTTYLLDNKRYFNQLKNYNIIPVEEEIVIDDNFFTCSGPGNALELSFKLLEKLTSSENLKIVKKNMFLK, from the coding sequence ATGAAAAAGATAGCAGTGTTTTTATTTGAAGGGGCAGAACTATTTGAAATAGCAAGTTTTACAGATATATTTGGTTGGAATAATATTGTTGGTTTAAAAGAATTTAGAGATATAAAAGTGGAAACTATCTCATATAAAGAAAGTATAAAATGTACTTGGGGAGGGAAAATAAAAGTAGAGAAAGTTATCATAGAAGAAAATATTGGAAATTTTTTTGATTATGATATCTTAATTATTCCAGGTGGTTTTGGAAAGGCTAATTTCTTTGAAGGAAAAAATAATGAAATTTTTAAAAAATTAATTAAATATTTTTCTGAAAGCAATAAAATTATTGTTGCTATTTGTAGTGCAGTTATAAATTTATTGGAAAGTGGCTATATAAAAAATAAAAAAGTTACAACTTATTTATTAGATAATAAAAGATATTTTAATCAATTAAAAAATTATAATATTATTCCTGTTGAAGAAGAAATAGTAATAGATGATAATTTCTTCACTTGTTCAGGTCCTGGCAATGCTTTGGAATTGTCTTTTAAACTTTTAGAAAAATTGACATCTAGTGAAAATTTAAAGATAGTTAAGAAAAATATGTTTTTAAAATAA
- the rpsT gene encoding 30S ribosomal protein S20: MANSKSAKKRILVAERNRVRNQAVKTRVKTMAKKVLSTIEVKDVEAAKAALSVAYKEFDKAVSKGILKKNTASRKKARLAAKVNSLIVSL; this comes from the coding sequence ATGGCAAATTCAAAATCAGCTAAAAAGAGAATATTAGTAGCAGAAAGAAATAGAGTTAGAAATCAAGCAGTTAAAACAAGAGTTAAAACTATGGCTAAAAAAGTTTTATCAACAATAGAAGTAAAAGATGTTGAAGCTGCAAAAGCTGCTTTATCAGTTGCATACAAAGAATTTGATAAAGCTGTAAGTAAAGGAATTTTAAAGAAAAATACTGCTTCTAGAAAAAAAGCTAGATTAGCAGCAAAAGTTAATTCTTTAATTGTTTCTCTTTAA
- a CDS encoding nitroreductase family protein, with the protein MIIENIKHTRSHRRFTEKNIKEDEILEMLEGARFSASTKNAQILRYSYTIDDEKCQKLFSAVSLGGLLKNEDKATLEERPRGFILISTKKDVKTPDSKLYFDVGIASQNIILIADELGYGACIVISYNKKIFEEILELPEEYDSKVVIILGESKDVVKLIDSKDEKDTKYFVENGVHYVPKLKLGDLILGKK; encoded by the coding sequence ATGATTATTGAAAATATTAAACATACTCGTTCACACAGAAGATTTACTGAAAAAAATATTAAAGAAGATGAAATTTTAGAAATGTTAGAAGGAGCAAGATTTTCTGCTTCAACTAAAAATGCTCAAATCCTAAGATATTCTTATACAATAGATGATGAAAAATGTCAGAAACTATTTTCTGCTGTTTCTTTGGGAGGTCTTTTAAAAAACGAAGATAAAGCTACACTTGAAGAAAGACCAAGAGGATTTATATTGATTTCTACAAAAAAAGATGTAAAAACTCCTGATTCAAAACTTTATTTTGATGTAGGTATAGCCTCTCAAAATATCATTTTAATAGCCGATGAGTTAGGTTATGGTGCTTGTATTGTGATATCATATAATAAAAAAATTTTTGAAGAAATTTTAGAATTACCAGAAGAATATGATTCAAAGGTAGTTATAATTTTGGGGGAATCAAAAGATGTTGTTAAATTAATTGATTCAAAAGATGAAAAAGATACTAAATATTTTGTTGAAAATGGAGTACATTATGTGCCTAAACTAAAATTAGGTGATCTTATACTTGGTAAAAAATAG
- a CDS encoding acyl-CoA thioesterase: MFIFYYTIKQEDLNYGNHVGNERALLFFQWARESFLRQNNLSETNIGDGSGFIQVEATVQYKKQLFLDQKIEVRITKIEIKGLKIIFEYEIYSGKDLAITGTATVLAYNYEEQKIKKIPANFKELIEKYSIKKAIAN; this comes from the coding sequence ATGTTTATATTTTATTATACTATAAAACAAGAAGATTTAAACTATGGAAATCATGTTGGGAATGAAAGAGCCTTATTATTTTTTCAATGGGCAAGAGAATCATTTTTAAGACAAAATAATTTAAGTGAAACTAATATTGGAGATGGAAGTGGATTTATCCAAGTTGAAGCTACTGTTCAATATAAAAAGCAATTATTTTTAGATCAAAAAATAGAAGTTAGAATAACAAAAATAGAAATAAAAGGTTTAAAAATAATTTTTGAATATGAAATATACAGTGGAAAAGATTTGGCTATAACAGGAACAGCAACAGTTTTAGCATATAATTATGAAGAACAAAAGATTAAGAAAATTCCTGCTAATTTTAAGGAATTAATTGAAAAATATTCAATAAAAAAGGCTATTGCAAATTAA